In Methanothermobacter sp., the following are encoded in one genomic region:
- a CDS encoding NOG1 family protein codes for MIIPTVPTADELLDKGFRRARKAASLKRSSKIPGQKKAKIIESTRIQTACQVIRDRLKMIIQRIPDIESLPEFYQDYIDVTVGVDDLKKSLGALNWAVGILNQLESDYMKKIKRSKPSDASNLRREAFGRISSVVRRIEGDLDFLDFAKNRLRNMPTVDFDAFTVVIAGFPNVGKSTLLRTLTGAEPEVADYPFTTKGIQIGHLERKWRKIQVIDTPGLLDRPVEDMNNIELQAMVALENIADVILFIFDASETCGYTLENQYSLYLGIKGIFETPIITVFNKMDLAENVKYLEEYINMVEEPLMVSAFQGRGVSEIVKKLEGLYEKETGKTHDNV; via the coding sequence AGTTCCAACAGCAGATGAACTCCTTGATAAGGGATTCAGGAGGGCTAGAAAGGCCGCATCCCTCAAGAGGAGTTCAAAGATCCCTGGACAGAAAAAGGCCAAGATCATTGAATCCACACGCATCCAGACAGCATGCCAGGTTATAAGGGACCGTCTGAAGATGATCATCCAGCGCATACCCGATATAGAGTCACTGCCGGAATTCTATCAGGACTACATCGATGTAACAGTGGGTGTGGACGACCTCAAAAAGTCCCTTGGAGCACTTAATTGGGCTGTCGGAATACTCAATCAGCTTGAATCAGATTACATGAAAAAAATCAAACGTTCAAAGCCATCGGATGCATCAAATCTGAGAAGAGAGGCCTTTGGTAGGATATCATCAGTTGTAAGAAGAATTGAAGGGGACCTTGACTTCCTTGACTTTGCAAAGAACAGACTCAGAAACATGCCCACTGTGGACTTCGATGCATTCACGGTTGTTATAGCGGGCTTCCCAAATGTGGGGAAATCCACACTCCTCAGGACACTGACAGGTGCAGAACCAGAGGTTGCTGATTACCCCTTCACCACCAAGGGTATACAGATAGGCCACCTTGAACGTAAATGGCGGAAAATTCAGGTAATAGATACACCGGGGCTTCTTGACCGGCCGGTTGAGGATATGAACAACATTGAACTCCAGGCCATGGTTGCCCTTGAGAACATAGCCGATGTCATACTCTTCATATTTGACGCTTCAGAAACCTGCGGATACACGCTCGAAAACCAGTACAGCCTCTACCTTGGCATAAAGGGTATCTTTGAAACACCCATCATCACGGTTTTCAACAAGATGGACCTTGCAGAAAATGTTAAGTATCTGGAAGAATATATTAATATGGTTGAGGAACCACTGATGGTGTCTGCATTCCAGGGCAGAGGGGTCTCCGAGATAGTAAAAAAACTGGAGGGTTTATATGAAAAAGAAACTGGAAAAACCCATGACAATGTTTGA
- the speB gene encoding agmatinase produces MLLHTEDPLKFAFSTTDPERIPELSFGILGVPFDSTTTYVPGTRFGPLAVREASYSFESYNLRFSGEPGVKCFDFGDVDVVPGNFQRTAEFIGDSIGGVLDLGLKPITLGGEHTVTLPVVEELTSRDGAPVVIHLDAHMDMADRYAGERYSHATVMRRVHEIGAEVIQIGVRSASAHEAAFVRENGIICIMAHEVMRNPEAVSEALKGIRDPVYISVDMDVLDPAYAPAVGNPTPCGLTPWVLEDIAEVLSRKEVVGFDVVEVASTGFGDQTSVNAAKIIYDLLTIL; encoded by the coding sequence ATGCTTTTACATACAGAAGACCCCCTAAAATTTGCTTTTTCAACAACGGACCCTGAGAGGATACCTGAACTTTCATTTGGAATACTGGGGGTCCCCTTTGATTCCACAACCACCTATGTTCCAGGGACACGCTTCGGCCCCCTGGCGGTGAGGGAGGCATCCTACAGCTTTGAATCATATAACCTCAGGTTTTCAGGAGAGCCAGGCGTTAAATGCTTCGACTTCGGTGACGTGGATGTGGTGCCGGGTAATTTCCAGAGAACCGCAGAGTTCATAGGTGACTCCATAGGTGGGGTGCTGGATCTGGGCCTCAAACCCATCACCCTCGGCGGTGAGCACACAGTTACACTCCCTGTGGTCGAGGAACTCACATCCCGGGATGGAGCCCCAGTGGTTATCCACCTCGATGCACATATGGATATGGCAGATCGCTATGCAGGCGAGAGGTACTCACATGCAACAGTCATGAGGCGCGTTCATGAAATCGGGGCAGAGGTCATACAGATCGGAGTCCGGTCGGCATCAGCTCATGAGGCTGCATTTGTAAGGGAGAACGGTATAATATGCATAATGGCCCATGAGGTAATGCGAAACCCTGAGGCTGTATCTGAAGCCCTCAAGGGTATCAGAGACCCTGTATATATCTCAGTTGACATGGATGTACTTGATCCTGCATATGCACCAGCCGTTGGTAACCCCACACCCTGCGGTCTCACGCCATGGGTTCTCGAGGATATTGCTGAAGTTCTCTCCAGGAAGGAAGTGGTTGGTTTTGATGTGGTGGAGGTTGCCTCAACTGGTTTTGGGGATCAGACATCTGTGAATGCGGCCAAGATAATCTATGACCTTCTGACAATTTTATAA
- a CDS encoding bifunctional fructose-bisphosphatase/inositol-phosphate phosphatase — MEESDIYYWKSIAVKMAEQVEKAVAPLVGTPDAGEIIKMGADGTPTKLIDLVAEDEAIGVLENTDRPVTIISEEIGILHINQEPPDEPRIIFVVDPLDGTSNAIRNIPFYGISVAVAEYIPGGDLPSLNNVVMGFVKNFATGDLYWAIRGHGAFLNDKKICASSQSSLNRTSLGAFIYGTRFRRVDSICRVIRRMRILGSVALELAYVASGSYDAFMDLRENLRIVDIAASKLIVEEAGGVVTNERGESIDGLLNVKARTSLIAAGNMELHKKIMQTLEVI; from the coding sequence ATGGAAGAATCAGACATCTACTACTGGAAGAGCATCGCAGTTAAAATGGCCGAGCAGGTTGAAAAGGCTGTTGCTCCCCTTGTAGGAACTCCAGATGCCGGGGAGATAATCAAGATGGGGGCCGATGGAACACCCACAAAACTCATAGACCTGGTGGCGGAGGATGAGGCCATAGGTGTGCTTGAGAACACCGATCGGCCAGTCACCATAATAAGTGAGGAGATCGGTATTCTCCACATAAACCAGGAGCCCCCTGATGAACCCAGAATAATCTTCGTTGTGGACCCCCTTGATGGTACAAGCAATGCCATAAGAAACATACCCTTCTACGGGATCTCTGTGGCTGTTGCGGAATATATCCCTGGAGGCGACCTCCCCTCCCTCAACAATGTCGTTATGGGTTTCGTGAAGAACTTTGCAACTGGAGACCTTTACTGGGCAATAAGGGGTCACGGAGCCTTTTTGAATGATAAAAAAATCTGCGCATCAAGCCAGAGCTCCCTGAATCGGACTTCACTGGGGGCATTCATCTACGGCACGAGATTCCGGAGGGTTGATAGCATCTGCAGGGTGATCCGCCGGATGCGCATTCTGGGCTCCGTGGCCCTAGAACTCGCATATGTTGCAAGCGGATCATATGATGCCTTCATGGACCTGAGGGAGAATCTGCGAATAGTCGACATAGCCGCATCCAAGCTCATCGTGGAGGAGGCAGGTGGTGTGGTGACAAATGAGAGGGGTGAATCAATAGACGGTCTCCTAAATGTCAAGGCAAGGACCTCACTTATCGCTGCAGGGAACATGGAACTCCACAAAAAGATAATGCAGACCCTGGAGGTCATATGA
- a CDS encoding DUF2124 family protein, producing MEKMKEFRGIKEHLGVFREAVNDADRIGFAGVPGVCTPFAKLFAYASRDKNNIFIPNTDFERARTLELTDYGVELGEMESEKVDVLVLLGGLSMPGIGSDIEDVKRLADEALVEGGMLMGICYMDMFARAGWYDLLDFDCVINADIEGFVLRR from the coding sequence ATGGAGAAGATGAAGGAATTCAGGGGTATAAAGGAACATCTCGGTGTATTCCGGGAGGCTGTTAATGATGCTGATAGGATAGGCTTTGCAGGTGTACCCGGGGTCTGCACACCATTTGCCAAGCTATTTGCATACGCCTCAAGGGACAAGAACAACATATTCATACCCAACACGGACTTTGAAAGGGCAAGGACACTGGAATTAACAGATTACGGTGTTGAGCTTGGTGAAATGGAATCCGAAAAGGTTGATGTCCTCGTGCTGCTGGGGGGACTCTCAATGCCAGGTATAGGTTCAGATATTGAGGACGTTAAAAGGCTCGCTGATGAGGCCCTTGTTGAGGGCGGGATGCTCATGGGAATATGCTACATGGACATGTTTGCAAGGGCTGGATGGTACGACCTCCTGGATTTTGACTGTGTCATAAACGCAGATATAGAGGGTTTTGTCCTCAGAAGGTGA
- the eif5A gene encoding translation initiation factor IF-5A: MSKKVVEVKTLKVGKYVIIDGEASKITNISTSSPGKHGSAKARVEAVGIFDNQKRSFVKPVDSKVDIPIIDKRTAQVLAIMGGDVQLMDLETYETFETPIPDELSDQLVEGIEVEYIEALGQRKLMRTKG, encoded by the coding sequence ATGTCAAAGAAAGTGGTTGAAGTTAAGACACTTAAGGTTGGAAAGTACGTGATCATTGATGGTGAGGCATCAAAGATTACAAACATCTCAACATCATCTCCGGGCAAGCATGGATCAGCAAAGGCCCGTGTTGAGGCTGTTGGGATCTTTGACAACCAGAAGAGGAGCTTTGTTAAGCCTGTTGACTCAAAGGTTGACATACCAATAATCGACAAGAGGACAGCTCAGGTCCTTGCCATAATGGGGGGAGATGTCCAGCTGATGGACCTTGAAACCTATGAGACCTTTGAAACACCCATACCTGATGAACTGAGCGACCAGCTGGTTGAGGGTATTGAGGTGGAATACATAGAGGCCCTCGGTCAGAGGAAACTCATGAGGACCAAGGGATAA
- a CDS encoding TIGR00300 family protein, giving the protein MNTREVELRGHIIDSLILPRALDIIMDMGGDFQILEIEIGKRKSDPSHARILVEAKTPSLLNQILDELSEIGASIAEIREVELKRAPMDRVLPDDFYSTTNHQTFIYHGGQWLEVEGIEMDCMIVVDPKSKTARCKPIRDIREGDLVVVGREGIKVVPPERPRGKQGVFEFMGSDVSSEKPLVTTIKKIASEITDIKRRGGKIGLVGGPAIVHTGSAPVIAEMIRKGFIDVLFAGNALATHDIESALYGTSLGVNLERGEAVSRGHRHHINAINEINRAGSIRDAVEKGVLTSGIMYECIKNDVPFVLAGSIRDDGPLPDVITDVMEAQNEMRKYVQDLDMVIMIATMLHSIATGNILPSRVKTICVDINPATVTKLSDRGSSQAVSVVTDVGAFIPILLHELKKMNNLD; this is encoded by the coding sequence ATGAATACTCGAGAGGTGGAACTCAGGGGTCACATAATTGACAGTCTCATACTCCCCAGGGCCCTTGATATAATAATGGATATGGGCGGGGATTTCCAGATACTTGAAATCGAAATAGGAAAGAGAAAATCTGATCCAAGCCATGCAAGGATACTGGTTGAGGCGAAGACACCGTCACTCCTCAACCAGATCCTGGATGAACTCAGCGAGATAGGGGCCTCCATAGCAGAGATAAGGGAGGTTGAGCTGAAAAGGGCCCCGATGGACAGGGTTCTCCCTGATGACTTCTACTCTACAACCAACCATCAGACCTTCATTTACCATGGAGGCCAATGGCTGGAGGTTGAGGGGATAGAGATGGACTGCATGATAGTCGTTGACCCCAAGTCAAAAACTGCCCGGTGCAAACCCATCAGGGACATAAGGGAGGGGGACCTGGTTGTTGTTGGAAGGGAAGGAATAAAGGTGGTACCACCCGAGAGGCCCAGGGGAAAGCAGGGGGTATTTGAATTCATGGGCAGCGATGTTTCAAGTGAAAAACCCCTTGTTACCACCATAAAGAAGATAGCCTCTGAGATAACCGATATTAAAAGGAGAGGGGGTAAGATAGGTCTGGTTGGGGGTCCAGCAATCGTGCACACGGGTTCTGCACCTGTGATTGCAGAGATGATACGCAAGGGCTTTATAGATGTGCTCTTTGCAGGCAATGCCCTTGCCACACATGATATAGAGTCAGCCCTCTACGGCACTTCACTCGGGGTTAACCTTGAGAGGGGTGAGGCCGTGAGCAGGGGTCACAGGCACCACATCAACGCAATAAACGAGATAAACCGTGCAGGTTCAATAAGGGATGCGGTGGAAAAGGGAGTCCTCACTTCAGGGATAATGTATGAGTGCATAAAGAATGATGTGCCATTTGTCCTTGCAGGTTCAATAAGGGATGACGGGCCGCTTCCTGACGTCATAACCGATGTCATGGAGGCCCAGAATGAGATGAGGAAGTACGTGCAGGACCTCGACATGGTCATTATGATAGCCACCATGCTCCACTCAATAGCCACTGGCAACATACTCCCATCACGTGTAAAGACAATATGCGTTGATATAAACCCGGCAACCGTCACGAAGCTCTCTGACAGGGGCAGTTCACAGGCTGTGAGCGTGGTTACAGATGTGGGTGCGTTCATCCCCATACTCCTTCATGAACTAAAAAAGATGAACAACCTGGATTAG
- a CDS encoding pyruvoyl-dependent arginine decarboxylase, protein MKVAITSGSSEGPTRLNAFDNALLEAGIGDVNLIKVSSILPHATKIVELPPLEPGSMVNCVLSYKISDTPGDLISAAIAAATSDEFGCVVENSAVNRKPEDVREEAISMVRYMMSVRGLEINELIVEETNHVVEECGAAVSALIYLD, encoded by the coding sequence ATGAAGGTTGCTATAACATCAGGTAGCTCTGAAGGGCCCACCAGGCTCAATGCCTTTGACAATGCACTCCTTGAAGCTGGAATAGGTGACGTGAACCTCATAAAGGTTTCAAGCATACTCCCCCATGCCACGAAAATAGTTGAACTTCCACCCCTTGAACCAGGGTCCATGGTGAACTGTGTGCTCTCATATAAAATATCAGATACTCCCGGTGACCTCATATCCGCCGCCATAGCAGCTGCAACTTCAGATGAGTTCGGATGTGTCGTTGAGAACTCTGCGGTTAACAGAAAACCTGAGGATGTGAGGGAAGAGGCCATCTCAATGGTCAGATACATGATGTCTGTGAGGGGACTTGAAATAAATGAATTAATAGTAGAAGAAACAAACCATGTTGTTGAAGAGTGTGGGGCTGCTGTATCAGCGCTCATCTACCTTGATTGA
- a CDS encoding SIS domain-containing protein, with protein MKYRMYTELMEQPGSLKRTLKAEGGRMSRISDDIADCRRIYLVGCGSSLSTCYSARDAVAMNYDLNIDVMTGYEFYYHRKIEERDSVVIFTSQSGETADTLAALRRATELGLKTVTITNEPESTMASESQNTIITRCGREEAILGTKTYMTQLLALYRILFEMHTDELSEELLSELEELPDEIGRLLRDTEDDCRGLAEEHAGEDIFYCMGSGPNYGLAYKLAMTMLMEGALKHACPLYSGEFRHGLIERVEKGVPVIFLESGFPGDKLTERALRFCESLGALNIVFRMSDYSDLNSLLSPFVLAVPLEWFVYYLAHFNGEDPGSTRHIGKVRY; from the coding sequence ATGAAGTACCGGATGTACACAGAACTCATGGAACAGCCAGGATCACTTAAAAGGACCCTTAAGGCTGAGGGGGGCAGGATGTCCCGGATATCGGATGATATTGCTGATTGCAGACGCATATACCTTGTTGGTTGTGGAAGTTCACTATCAACATGCTACAGTGCAAGGGATGCAGTTGCAATGAACTATGATCTTAACATTGATGTCATGACCGGCTATGAATTCTACTACCACAGAAAGATTGAGGAAAGGGACTCTGTGGTTATATTCACATCCCAGTCCGGGGAGACAGCAGATACCCTCGCGGCACTTAGAAGGGCCACTGAACTTGGACTTAAAACGGTGACTATCACAAATGAACCTGAAAGTACCATGGCCTCTGAGTCCCAGAATACCATAATAACCCGCTGCGGCAGAGAGGAGGCCATACTTGGCACCAAGACCTACATGACACAGCTTCTGGCCCTCTACAGGATATTATTTGAGATGCACACCGATGAGTTATCTGAGGAGCTACTCTCAGAACTTGAGGAGCTACCTGATGAGATCGGGAGGCTCCTCAGGGACACCGAGGATGACTGCAGGGGTCTTGCAGAGGAGCATGCAGGGGAGGATATATTCTACTGTATGGGGAGCGGCCCAAACTATGGACTGGCATACAAGCTTGCCATGACCATGCTCATGGAGGGCGCCCTGAAGCATGCCTGTCCCCTGTATTCAGGCGAATTCAGGCATGGACTCATTGAGAGGGTGGAGAAGGGGGTGCCGGTGATATTCCTTGAGTCAGGCTTCCCGGGTGATAAGCTTACAGAGAGGGCTTTGAGGTTCTGTGAAAGTCTTGGAGCACTGAATATAGTATTCAGGATGTCTGATTACTCTGACCTCAATTCACTGCTTTCACCATTTGTGCTTGCAGTTCCCCTTGAGTGGTTTGTATACTACCTTGCCCACTTCAATGGTGAGGATCCTGGAAGCACGAGGCATATCGGCAAGGTCAGATACTAA
- the ade gene encoding adenine deaminase, with translation MIRGNILNVFTGDIYPAEVEFSGGVIKCVRRVEGNFTDIILPGFVDAHVHIESSMLTPSSFAVAAIPHGTTAVVSDPHEIANVMGVEGVEFMLEDASQTPLKFYFTAPSCVPATPFETSGAELSAREIEDLLSRDSVVALGEMMNFPGVIAGDVEVLEKIDAAKKLNKPVDGHAPLLSGDELCAYIGAGISTEHECVSPAEALEKRGLGMKIMAREGSSARNLRDLAAVDCDFLVSDDIHPADLLGGHMDRILRRAVEYGVDPVKAVQMATLNPADHYNLNTGAIAPGRAADMVVVDNLRDFNVKRVYIDGRVVAENGRYRGAPKTSHRKMNRLDIVDFTAEDLEVKSDDDEVTVRVIDVFDGQIVTGELQKRLGVNDGFVAPDPSMDVLKVSVMDRYGKGNISNGFVHGFGLKEGAIASTVAHDSHNVITVGTGSELMKRAVDMLRKTGGGLVAVSDDDQRILELPVAGLMSDGDAVEVASLMEDLNDFVHELGCTLSAPFMTMSFLSLLVIPELKISDRGLFSVDEFRFVDVIVG, from the coding sequence ATGATAAGGGGAAACATCCTCAACGTCTTCACAGGGGATATATACCCTGCTGAGGTTGAATTTTCAGGTGGTGTGATAAAATGTGTCCGGAGGGTGGAGGGGAACTTCACCGATATAATCCTCCCGGGTTTTGTGGATGCCCATGTCCACATCGAAAGCTCAATGCTCACCCCATCATCCTTTGCAGTCGCTGCAATCCCCCATGGCACCACTGCTGTTGTTTCTGATCCACACGAGATAGCCAATGTTATGGGTGTTGAGGGTGTTGAATTCATGCTGGAGGATGCTTCGCAAACACCCCTAAAATTTTACTTCACTGCACCATCCTGCGTACCTGCAACACCCTTTGAGACATCAGGCGCAGAGCTCTCAGCCAGGGAGATAGAGGATCTCCTTTCAAGGGACTCTGTGGTGGCACTGGGCGAAATGATGAACTTTCCTGGTGTTATAGCAGGCGATGTGGAGGTACTGGAGAAGATAGATGCTGCAAAGAAACTCAATAAGCCGGTGGATGGCCACGCACCCCTCCTATCAGGTGATGAACTGTGTGCATACATAGGGGCCGGTATATCCACAGAACATGAATGTGTGAGTCCCGCAGAGGCCCTTGAGAAGAGGGGACTTGGAATGAAGATAATGGCGCGGGAGGGCTCCAGTGCAAGGAACCTCAGGGATCTTGCAGCCGTCGACTGTGACTTCCTCGTATCAGATGATATCCACCCAGCAGACCTCCTGGGGGGTCACATGGACAGGATACTCCGAAGGGCTGTTGAATACGGTGTTGACCCTGTTAAAGCCGTGCAGATGGCTACCCTGAACCCTGCAGATCACTACAACCTCAACACAGGGGCTATAGCACCTGGAAGGGCAGCTGACATGGTGGTGGTTGATAACCTAAGGGACTTCAATGTTAAGAGGGTCTACATTGATGGAAGGGTCGTTGCAGAGAATGGAAGATACCGGGGAGCCCCTAAAACCAGTCACAGGAAGATGAACCGCCTTGACATCGTTGACTTCACTGCAGAGGATCTTGAGGTGAAATCAGATGATGATGAGGTCACTGTCAGGGTAATTGATGTATTCGATGGCCAGATAGTGACAGGGGAGTTACAGAAGAGACTTGGGGTAAATGATGGTTTCGTAGCCCCTGACCCCTCCATGGATGTACTTAAGGTATCGGTTATGGATCGTTATGGTAAGGGTAACATCTCCAATGGATTCGTTCATGGCTTTGGACTTAAGGAGGGGGCCATTGCATCAACTGTGGCCCATGACTCACACAACGTCATCACAGTGGGCACGGGTTCAGAACTCATGAAGAGGGCGGTAGATATGCTCAGAAAAACAGGTGGGGGGCTCGTGGCTGTTTCAGATGATGATCAAAGGATCCTTGAACTACCAGTTGCAGGTTTAATGTCAGATGGAGATGCAGTGGAGGTTGCATCCCTGATGGAGGACCTCAATGATTTTGTTCATGAACTTGGCTGCACTCTGAGCGCGCCGTTCATGACAATGTCGTTCCTCTCGCTTCTTGTTATCCCTGAACTGAAAATAAGTGATAGGGGTCTCTTCAGTGTGGATGAATTCCGGTTCGTAGATGTTATTGTTGGGTGA
- a CDS encoding thiamine-phosphate synthase family protein: MEIENVKLALEMLSSSECFGILVPEVRSNLVMARENPRGIEDVVAVPGRITEFRGRAFACREPEFGASSHMARFIIALNRHFSWKRSALNIKFDESIIDICEDHGMVVSAYDRSREPPEVREVEGGTIPWGVEEAIRNSESPPDVIYHRGTWGKEPMVVLTGEDAVEVAEAALGIAEDYEKLLGR; the protein is encoded by the coding sequence ATGGAAATAGAGAACGTTAAGTTGGCCCTTGAGATGCTATCATCCTCTGAATGCTTCGGGATTCTCGTACCTGAGGTGAGGTCTAACCTTGTAATGGCTAGGGAAAATCCCCGCGGCATCGAGGATGTTGTGGCGGTACCTGGCAGAATCACCGAGTTCCGTGGGAGGGCCTTCGCATGCAGGGAACCTGAATTCGGGGCATCTTCTCACATGGCCCGTTTCATAATAGCCCTCAACAGGCACTTTTCCTGGAAGAGAAGCGCACTTAATATTAAATTTGATGAAAGTATAATTGATATCTGTGAGGACCATGGAATGGTGGTCTCAGCATATGACCGTAGCCGGGAGCCCCCAGAGGTGCGGGAGGTCGAGGGTGGCACCATACCCTGGGGTGTTGAGGAGGCCATAAGGAATTCAGAATCACCCCCTGATGTCATATACCACAGGGGAACATGGGGCAAGGAGCCAATGGTTGTCCTCACAGGGGAGGATGCAGTTGAAGTTGCAGAGGCGGCCCTTGGAATAGCAGAGGATTATGAAAAACTTTTGGGGAGATGA
- a CDS encoding Hsp20/alpha crystallin family protein has protein sequence MTMFEKRRLMAEKMMEDMIKNMREMQKEFEKKISEYTENIPEKLNMDVIETDDQIIIKTDLPGVKKEDINIELTENTISISAVFEEEVEVQEANFVKKERKYGEARREMRLPEKIKVEEAKAKFENGVLTVELPKVEVKKKQVLKVE, from the coding sequence ATGACAATGTTTGAGAAAAGAAGATTGATGGCTGAGAAGATGATGGAGGATATGATAAAGAACATGAGGGAGATGCAGAAGGAGTTCGAGAAGAAGATATCAGAGTACACCGAGAACATACCTGAAAAGCTGAACATGGACGTCATAGAGACAGATGATCAGATAATCATAAAGACGGACCTTCCCGGTGTTAAGAAGGAAGATATAAACATAGAACTCACAGAAAACACTATATCCATCTCTGCAGTCTTTGAAGAGGAAGTTGAGGTCCAGGAGGCCAATTTCGTCAAAAAGGAAAGGAAGTATGGTGAGGCAAGAAGGGAGATGAGGCTCCCTGAAAAGATAAAGGTTGAAGAGGCCAAGGCCAAATTTGAAAATGGTGTCCTTACAGTTGAACTCCCAAAGGTGGAGGTCAAAAAGAAACAGGTCCTCAAGGTGGAATGA
- a CDS encoding DUF447 domain-containing protein, with protein sequence MKRKHQDNGTSEGAGYTPESSLMALDMVPGQLYETLVVTWDELMRGNAAPIGVLCTGERSVTLYLYPGTHTLENMLRNRKFTVNVTLDPLIFTEAALGDPGDEMFSSHRGYLHLQGADAFFTAEVDSVKKVVRTDRYGETEIQIVNAKVHEIFRGEDFRIVLNRGIYAVIESLINYTRSGFMDPHDLMGRIREMNRVARKVGGPREREAMKRIIRELESKGFK encoded by the coding sequence TTGAAGAGAAAACATCAAGATAATGGGACATCTGAGGGCGCAGGGTACACACCGGAATCCAGTCTGATGGCCCTTGATATGGTCCCCGGCCAGCTATATGAGACCCTGGTTGTAACATGGGATGAATTAATGAGGGGGAATGCCGCCCCCATCGGAGTCCTCTGCACCGGTGAGCGAAGTGTGACCCTCTACCTGTATCCCGGAACCCACACACTTGAGAATATGCTCAGAAACAGAAAATTCACGGTAAACGTGACGCTGGATCCCCTCATCTTCACCGAGGCCGCCCTGGGTGATCCTGGCGATGAGATGTTCTCATCCCACAGGGGATACCTTCACCTCCAGGGTGCCGATGCATTCTTCACCGCGGAGGTTGACTCCGTTAAGAAGGTGGTAAGGACTGACCGGTACGGTGAAACAGAGATCCAAATCGTGAATGCCAAGGTCCATGAGATTTTCAGGGGTGAAGATTTCAGAATCGTCCTCAACAGGGGAATATATGCTGTTATAGAGTCACTAATAAATTACACCCGGTCCGGCTTCATGGACCCCCATGACCTCATGGGCCGGATCCGTGAAATGAACAGGGTTGCAAGAAAGGTTGGGGGACCCCGTGAACGGGAGGCCATGAAAAGGATAATAAGGGAACTTGAATCGAAGGGGTTTAAGTGA